A DNA window from Paenibacillus sp. HWE-109 contains the following coding sequences:
- a CDS encoding ABC transporter ATP-binding protein, which produces MSQLQHPQQPTTTRRLIAYALVYKFRIIGAMLILCCAVGAELAGPYITKTIIDQHLTPDVSQMGPVLKLIGLYMGLLLLASVCNYSQAYLLQSTALQIIKNMRMDLMRHIQRISLRYFDNTPIGQVVSRIANDTEAVRDLFMSFMATFVVSMMQLVGIYVALFILDWKLAAFCLVLPPIFVLIMRIHLKYSKIFITIMRARLSDMNAMINESIVVMPIIQAFRREKVTLEEFEVLNKDRYVNQVKQFRIYALSSRNVVGTIGSLVTAMVIWYFGHASLQAVISFGVFYAFIDYLGRIFQPIIGIFDQLTNAQRAFVSADKVFTILDMEGQDVEKVERTARPEGIVKFDNVTFAYKEGENVLKHISFEARKGETVALVGHTGSGKSSIMNLLLGFYEPAEGRITIDGNDITQMSKQALRKDMGIVLQDPFLFAGDIKFNVSLYEEDISLDRVKSALRDVGAATFIEQLPNGYDEQVVERGSTLSSGQRQLISFARALAFDPSILILDEATASIDSETEGLIQQALKVVSEGRTTLVIAHRLSTIRDADQILVLHRGEIAERGNHDTLMALGGRYAKMYQLQKGEAVVG; this is translated from the coding sequence ATGAGTCAACTTCAGCATCCACAACAACCAACAACGACGAGACGGCTGATTGCTTATGCACTCGTCTATAAATTCAGAATTATCGGCGCTATGCTTATTCTATGTTGTGCCGTAGGCGCCGAGCTTGCAGGGCCTTACATAACCAAAACCATTATCGATCAGCATCTCACGCCTGACGTTAGTCAAATGGGACCTGTCTTGAAGCTAATTGGCCTCTATATGGGCCTGCTGCTCTTAGCGAGCGTCTGCAACTACTCGCAGGCGTATCTGCTGCAATCTACAGCGCTGCAAATCATCAAGAATATGCGCATGGATTTAATGCGCCACATTCAGCGAATCAGCTTGCGCTACTTCGATAACACGCCGATCGGGCAAGTGGTATCGAGAATTGCCAACGATACAGAAGCTGTTCGGGACTTGTTCATGAGCTTCATGGCCACCTTTGTCGTCAGCATGATGCAGTTGGTCGGTATTTATGTGGCATTATTCATTTTGGATTGGAAGCTGGCCGCTTTTTGCTTAGTACTGCCGCCTATTTTTGTGCTGATTATGAGGATACATTTGAAATATTCGAAGATTTTCATCACCATTATGCGGGCAAGGCTTAGCGATATGAATGCTATGATCAATGAATCGATTGTGGTGATGCCGATTATTCAAGCTTTTCGCCGAGAGAAAGTGACGTTGGAAGAATTCGAGGTCCTGAATAAGGACCGCTATGTGAATCAGGTCAAGCAGTTCCGCATCTACGCCCTATCCTCTCGAAATGTTGTAGGTACGATTGGGAGCTTAGTGACCGCGATGGTCATTTGGTATTTTGGCCATGCATCGCTGCAAGCGGTGATTTCGTTTGGGGTCTTTTATGCGTTTATTGATTATTTGGGGCGGATTTTCCAACCGATTATCGGGATTTTCGATCAATTGACGAATGCGCAGCGCGCGTTTGTATCCGCAGATAAAGTATTCACGATTCTGGACATGGAAGGTCAGGACGTCGAGAAAGTTGAACGGACCGCGCGCCCGGAAGGCATCGTGAAATTCGATAACGTCACTTTTGCTTATAAAGAAGGGGAGAATGTGCTCAAGCACATTTCATTCGAGGCCCGCAAAGGGGAGACGGTCGCTCTGGTCGGGCATACCGGATCTGGCAAAAGCTCGATCATGAACCTCTTGCTTGGTTTCTACGAGCCTGCTGAGGGCCGTATCACGATAGACGGCAACGACATCACACAGATGTCGAAGCAGGCGCTGCGCAAGGATATGGGGATCGTGCTGCAAGATCCGTTCCTATTCGCGGGGGACATCAAGTTCAATGTCAGCCTCTATGAGGAAGATATTTCACTGGATCGTGTGAAAAGCGCGCTGCGAGACGTCGGCGCAGCGACGTTCATCGAGCAGCTGCCTAACGGCTATGATGAGCAGGTTGTGGAGCGGGGCAGCACGCTGTCCTCCGGCCAAAGGCAGCTCATCTCCTTCGCGCGAGCGCTCGCGTTCGATCCGTCGATCCTCATCCTCGATGAGGCGACAGCGAGCATCGACAGCGAGACGGAGGGGCTCATCCAGCAGGCACTTAAGGTCGTCAGCGAAGGGCGGACGACGCTCGTCATCGCGCACAGGCTTTCCACGATCCGCGATGCGGATCAGATTCTTGTGCTGCACCGCGGCGAGATCGCCGAGCGCGGCAATCATGACACGCTGATGGCGCTGGGCGGCCGCTACGCGAAGATGTATCAGCTGCAGAAGGGCGAGGCTGTTGTGGGGTGA
- the thrC gene encoding threonine synthase, with protein sequence MEYISTRGKVEPLGFIDAILMGLANDGGLLVPKTIPQLSKETLQQWQNLSYSELALEIFSLYVNNEIPRDELKQLVDDSYATFRDEAVTPVKRLNDGTYVLELFHGPTFAFKDIALQFLGNLYAYVSRKTNSIIHILGATSGDTGASAIEGVRGKEGIRICILHPHQKVSQVQELQMTTVDDANVLNLAVEGTFDDCQRIIKELFADVEFKHRYHLRAINSINIARILAQTVYYFYAYFQLAKNNQAEKINFSVPTGNFGDIFAGYLAQKMGLPIHKLILATNENNILERFVQEGVYQPGAFRGTYSPSMDIQVASNFERYLFYLYGEDAQAVTAIMDQFKAEGRVIIPSDKLQVVQADFAAYGVQNEECLDTISTYYEKYAYLLDPHTACGVAAADKIVADGEVTVALSTAHPAKFDESIRLRNIKQTYPEQIQALFDKPQFQTVVGGSNDEIKDQLVKFF encoded by the coding sequence ATGGAATACATTAGCACGCGTGGAAAAGTAGAACCCCTCGGCTTTATCGACGCCATCCTGATGGGCTTGGCGAACGACGGTGGTTTGCTTGTACCAAAAACGATCCCGCAGCTCTCAAAGGAAACACTGCAACAGTGGCAGAATCTGTCCTACTCGGAGTTAGCGCTTGAAATCTTCTCCCTGTACGTAAACAACGAAATCCCGCGCGATGAGCTGAAACAGCTTGTTGACGACAGCTATGCGACATTCCGCGACGAAGCGGTAACACCTGTTAAACGTCTGAACGATGGCACGTATGTGTTGGAACTGTTCCACGGACCTACTTTTGCGTTCAAAGATATTGCCCTGCAATTCCTAGGCAACCTCTACGCCTATGTTTCTCGGAAAACGAACTCCATCATCCACATTCTTGGCGCAACATCCGGTGATACCGGCGCTTCGGCCATTGAAGGCGTGCGCGGCAAAGAAGGCATTCGCATCTGCATCCTTCATCCGCACCAAAAGGTAAGCCAAGTACAGGAACTGCAAATGACAACGGTTGACGATGCCAACGTGCTGAATCTTGCAGTTGAAGGCACTTTCGATGATTGCCAGCGCATCATCAAGGAACTTTTTGCCGATGTAGAGTTCAAGCATCGCTACCATTTGCGTGCGATTAACTCCATCAACATCGCTCGTATTTTGGCGCAAACGGTGTATTACTTCTACGCCTACTTCCAATTAGCTAAGAACAATCAAGCCGAGAAGATCAACTTCAGTGTGCCTACAGGGAACTTCGGTGATATTTTTGCCGGATATCTGGCTCAGAAGATGGGGCTTCCGATTCATAAACTCATTCTAGCTACGAATGAAAACAATATTCTCGAGCGCTTCGTGCAAGAAGGCGTCTACCAACCAGGCGCATTCCGCGGCACCTACAGCCCGTCCATGGATATCCAAGTCGCCAGCAACTTTGAGCGCTACTTGTTCTATCTGTACGGTGAGGATGCTCAGGCTGTTACGGCCATCATGGACCAGTTCAAAGCCGAAGGCCGCGTCATTATCCCTTCCGACAAGCTGCAAGTCGTGCAAGCTGATTTTGCCGCATATGGCGTGCAGAACGAGGAGTGCTTGGATACCATCAGCACTTACTATGAGAAATATGCGTATCTGCTAGATCCGCATACGGCTTGCGGCGTTGCCGCTGCCGATAAAATCGTTGCTGACGGCGAAGTCACGGTGGCGCTGTCCACTGCTCATCCCGCTAAATTCGATGAGTCGATCCGTCTGCGTAACATTAAGCAAACCTATCCAGAGCAAATCCAAGCCCTGTTCGACAAACCCCAATTCCAAACGGTTGTTGGCGGTTCAAACGACGAGATCAAGGATCAGCTCGTGAAATTTTTCTAA
- a CDS encoding copper amine oxidase N-terminal domain-containing protein — MKSTMKKTLAVLSLTAMMTTSAAYAATDETAQPISIMPINAPISIMPINAPASSTITVQVNGGAINEQGYLKATATEPMLPLRAVTEKLGFTLTWNQATMSVDLNKGNVFTAVKTGEDRYAINKMLTTLGTAPELVDNKLYVPASFVSKVLHGTVKTEGTSVSVALSEDQKKVQATGVITSIRTNGNDASIQIQGVNTEGLVLNVNKDTVFQMLDGTKLSLSDLHVGLTVSAEHSMIATLSLPPQTPTSKVTVLDTAKHAGTIGTAGVVEEVRTDDKGNKSILIKGKGLTETAPGEVVLQLTNDTAIVDKNGDKVDQATLVKGANVIGFYGPALTKSLPPIGNAWKVIVAAKSE; from the coding sequence ATGAAATCTACGATGAAAAAAACGCTAGCTGTTCTCTCCCTGACCGCCATGATGACAACAAGTGCTGCTTATGCAGCAACGGATGAAACAGCGCAACCTATATCCATCATGCCCATCAATGCTCCAATTTCTATAATGCCTATCAACGCGCCAGCTTCCTCCACAATCACTGTTCAAGTAAATGGCGGAGCAATTAATGAACAAGGTTACCTGAAAGCAACAGCGACAGAGCCCATGCTGCCGCTGCGCGCAGTGACAGAAAAATTAGGCTTCACCCTGACTTGGAACCAAGCAACGATGTCCGTTGATTTGAATAAAGGCAATGTCTTCACAGCCGTTAAAACAGGCGAAGACCGCTATGCTATTAATAAAATGCTTACAACGCTCGGCACGGCGCCTGAGCTCGTGGATAACAAGCTTTATGTGCCTGCTTCCTTTGTCAGCAAAGTGCTGCATGGAACGGTGAAAACAGAGGGAACTTCGGTATCCGTAGCGCTGTCTGAAGACCAAAAGAAAGTGCAAGCAACTGGCGTTATTACGTCCATCCGCACCAATGGCAATGATGCCTCCATTCAAATTCAAGGTGTCAACACAGAAGGTCTCGTTCTTAATGTAAACAAAGATACAGTGTTTCAAATGTTGGATGGCACGAAGCTTAGTTTGTCCGATCTTCATGTTGGTTTAACCGTTTCTGCTGAACATTCGATGATCGCAACGCTTAGCTTGCCGCCGCAAACGCCTACGTCCAAAGTCACTGTACTCGACACGGCCAAGCATGCTGGCACCATTGGCACAGCGGGTGTGGTCGAAGAAGTGCGTACAGATGATAAAGGCAACAAAAGCATTCTGATCAAAGGTAAAGGACTAACAGAAACGGCTCCAGGTGAAGTGGTTCTGCAGTTGACCAACGACACCGCTATTGTAGATAAAAACGGGGACAAAGTGGATCAAGCCACACTCGTGAAGGGTGCGAACGTCATCGGGTTCTATGGTCCTGCCTTGACGAAAAGCTTGCCGCCGATCGGCAACGCATGGAAAGTCATTGTAGCCGCTAAATCCGAATAA
- a CDS encoding alpha/beta hydrolase, giving the protein MKHIYQQGTDAAAPVLVLFHGTGGTERDLLPLAQAIAPTSSVLSVRGNVLENGMPRFFRRLAEGIFDEEDLIFRTKEVNEFLDEAALEYGFDRRNLVAIGYSNGANIAGSLLFHYPDALRGAVLHHPMVPRRGVQLPDLSGTPIFIGAGKNDPICSPQETEELNQLLSAAGAAVEIHWEQAGHQLTRSEVDAAAVWYQSHFA; this is encoded by the coding sequence ATGAAGCATATTTATCAGCAAGGAACGGATGCTGCGGCTCCGGTACTCGTGCTCTTTCACGGAACGGGAGGCACCGAGCGTGACCTCTTGCCCTTGGCTCAAGCGATAGCACCGACTTCGTCGGTGCTCAGCGTGAGAGGCAATGTGCTCGAGAATGGCATGCCGCGGTTCTTCCGCAGGCTGGCAGAGGGGATTTTCGATGAGGAAGATCTCATCTTCCGCACGAAGGAAGTGAACGAATTCCTAGACGAGGCGGCTTTGGAATATGGCTTTGACCGCCGCAACCTCGTAGCGATCGGCTACTCCAATGGTGCCAACATCGCCGGAAGCCTGCTGTTCCACTACCCGGATGCGCTGCGGGGGGCGGTTTTGCACCATCCGATGGTGCCGCGGCGCGGCGTCCAGCTGCCGGATCTGTCAGGAACCCCGATCTTCATCGGGGCGGGGAAGAACGACCCGATTTGCTCCCCGCAGGAGACCGAAGAATTAAATCAACTGCTGAGTGCAGCAGGGGCAGCTGTCGAGATCCACTGGGAGCAAGCAGGGCATCAACTGACACGCTCGGAAGTGGATGCGGCGGCGGTGTGGTATCAGTCTCATTTTGCATAA
- a CDS encoding VOC family protein: MSNRVLRFEIQVPDPEAAIVFYSQTFGWEFTKFPGPLDYWFIKTGSEETAGIDGGLLKSMDGAARTVNSIEVPSIDTYLASAVENGATIVVPKMSMPGMGYLAYILDPFGIILGVSQVDTSA, translated from the coding sequence ATGAGCAATCGCGTATTGCGATTCGAAATTCAAGTGCCTGATCCCGAAGCTGCGATCGTTTTTTACAGCCAAACCTTTGGTTGGGAATTCACGAAGTTTCCAGGTCCGCTTGATTATTGGTTTATTAAAACAGGGTCAGAGGAAACCGCCGGCATAGATGGCGGGTTGCTGAAATCGATGGATGGAGCAGCGAGAACAGTCAATTCCATTGAAGTACCCTCAATAGATACGTATCTGGCATCGGCGGTAGAGAATGGAGCAACCATAGTCGTACCTAAGATGAGTATGCCTGGCATGGGCTATCTAGCTTATATCTTAGACCCGTTTGGGATTATATTGGGCGTATCCCAAGTGGATACGAGCGCATAG
- the rlmN gene encoding 23S rRNA (adenine(2503)-C(2))-methyltransferase RlmN: MNKQSIYGLTFDQLTASLAEHGHRKSRALQVWDGLYRKRVTEFSAMTDLKQDCLDTLEAHFVTETLTEHLKQESADGTIKFLFKLHDGNLIETVLMRHKYGLSVCVTTQVGCNIGCSFCASGLLAKSRDLTSAEIVEQIMKVQFHLDRKGENEAVSHIVVMGIGEPFDNFTNMVDFIRVVKDQKGLDIAARHITVSTSGLADKIREFADSDLKVNLAISLHAPTNELRTRIMKINRGIPIEKLMAAIEYYLDKTNRRITLEYILLKDVNDGKEHALQLAELIQHIRQLANVNLIPYNPVDEHSQYQRSERESVRAFYDTLKKQGISCSVRLEHGTDIDAACGQLRSKQIKRSTEDSLVVG; this comes from the coding sequence ATGAATAAACAATCCATTTATGGGTTAACGTTTGATCAGCTGACCGCGTCGTTGGCAGAACATGGACATAGAAAATCGCGCGCTCTCCAAGTATGGGATGGACTATATCGGAAGCGGGTCACCGAATTCTCTGCGATGACAGATCTGAAACAAGACTGCCTGGACACTTTGGAAGCTCACTTCGTCACGGAAACATTGACCGAACATTTAAAACAAGAATCAGCGGATGGCACGATCAAGTTTCTTTTTAAGCTGCACGATGGCAATTTGATCGAAACCGTGCTGATGCGACATAAATATGGCTTGTCCGTCTGTGTAACCACGCAGGTCGGTTGTAATATCGGCTGCAGTTTCTGCGCGAGCGGACTGCTGGCCAAGAGCCGCGACCTTACCAGCGCGGAAATCGTGGAACAAATCATGAAAGTCCAATTCCATCTGGACCGCAAGGGTGAGAACGAAGCTGTCAGCCATATTGTTGTGATGGGGATTGGCGAGCCGTTCGATAATTTCACAAACATGGTCGATTTCATCCGGGTTGTGAAAGATCAAAAAGGCTTGGATATTGCCGCGCGGCATATTACGGTATCCACCAGCGGTCTTGCTGATAAAATCAGGGAGTTCGCGGATTCCGACTTGAAAGTGAATCTGGCGATCTCCTTGCATGCCCCGACGAATGAGCTGCGGACGCGGATTATGAAGATTAACCGCGGTATTCCAATTGAGAAGCTGATGGCTGCGATTGAGTACTATTTGGATAAGACGAACCGTAGAATTACGCTGGAGTACATTTTGCTGAAGGATGTTAATGACGGCAAGGAGCACGCGCTTCAGCTTGCTGAGCTAATTCAGCATATCCGACAGCTCGCTAACGTGAACCTGATCCCTTACAATCCGGTGGATGAGCACAGTCAATATCAGCGGAGTGAGCGGGAGTCCGTAAGGGCTTTCTACGATACATTGAAAAAGCAAGGCATCAGCTGCAGCGTACGTCTGGAGCATGGAACAGATATTGATGCAGCTTGTGGACAATTGCGCAGCAAGCAGATCAAACGCTCCACAGAGGACAGTCTGGTTGTGGGCTAA
- a CDS encoding DoxX family protein: MSIALGLLIIRLVVGLSFVGHGAQKLFGWFGGYGPKGTGGWMESIGIKPGVAMAVIAGLMEFVGGLLFAAGLGTVVAALLIAMTMIVSIVKVHGKNGYWATAGGYEYNLLLLAIAVAVAVMGAGTYSIDALLN, translated from the coding sequence ATGAGTATCGCGTTGGGACTTTTAATTATTAGACTGGTTGTAGGATTAAGTTTTGTCGGGCATGGGGCACAGAAACTGTTCGGTTGGTTCGGAGGCTATGGGCCGAAAGGAACCGGTGGTTGGATGGAGTCCATCGGCATTAAACCGGGTGTTGCAATGGCTGTCATCGCTGGATTGATGGAATTTGTTGGCGGTCTATTGTTCGCTGCTGGATTAGGAACGGTTGTCGCCGCGCTGCTGATTGCCATGACGATGATCGTCTCGATTGTCAAAGTACACGGCAAGAATGGCTATTGGGCTACAGCCGGCGGTTACGAATATAACTTGCTGTTGCTTGCGATTGCAGTAGCTGTGGCCGTCATGGGCGCAGGTACTTACTCGATTGATGCACTGCTCAACTAA
- a CDS encoding ABC transporter ATP-binding protein, with amino-acid sequence MSFVIKLQWFFKERWKYYVLAIGLLIGVNLLATIPPKMIGNTIDHIRNGDLTQTSLSHTVLLLVGLSLLLYVMAFIWITTLFGNSALIEKVLRGRLLTHLTKMTPAFFQRNSTGQLMALATNDVLAIGQTAGYGVMTLVHTLVGASVVIITMVSLISYKLMLAALIPLPFLVLVINKLGKSVRTRFLAAQASFGQMNDHALESISGIRVLRSYVQEDHDLTAFDKVTSDVMNKNRRVSMLNALFQPLTTLIVGLSYSIGIGYGSYLVFHQEITLGQLISFNIYLGMLIWPMISFGEFINVLQRGSASADRLDKALTQQADIVDVPKPIAVHKPESIEMKGLSFTYPTANHPSLTNVSFQLERGQTLGIVGRTGSGKSTLLKQLLRQFPIESDKLRISGVSIEQISLDQVKGWVAYVPQEHLLLSKSIRDNVALGKHDASPEEIARAIEMASFTQDISQMPEGLGTIVGENGVMLSGGQKQRLAIARALLINSEILLLDDSLSAVDARTENRILGHIRQERAGKTTLITTHRLSAVSHANWILVLDEGRVLEEGTHEQLMQFGGWYREQWERQQMEASLEE; translated from the coding sequence TTGTCTTTTGTGATCAAATTGCAGTGGTTCTTCAAAGAAAGATGGAAATACTATGTGCTGGCTATTGGACTCTTGATCGGCGTTAATTTATTAGCAACGATTCCTCCTAAAATGATCGGAAATACCATTGACCATATTCGCAACGGAGATTTAACGCAAACCAGTTTGAGTCATACCGTGCTTTTGCTTGTGGGACTGTCTTTATTGCTGTATGTGATGGCGTTTATCTGGATTACGACACTGTTCGGCAATTCTGCACTGATTGAGAAAGTGCTTCGGGGTCGTTTATTAACGCATTTGACGAAAATGACACCCGCTTTTTTTCAGCGCAACAGCACGGGACAGTTAATGGCTTTGGCTACGAATGATGTACTGGCGATTGGTCAGACTGCTGGTTATGGCGTGATGACGCTTGTTCATACCCTGGTTGGCGCCTCCGTGGTCATTATCACGATGGTTTCTCTGATTAGTTACAAATTAATGCTAGCTGCGCTCATTCCACTGCCTTTTTTGGTGTTGGTTATTAATAAGCTCGGCAAAAGCGTGCGAACACGCTTCCTCGCGGCCCAAGCCTCTTTCGGCCAAATGAATGATCATGCGCTGGAATCGATCTCGGGAATCCGAGTTCTTCGCTCCTATGTACAGGAGGACCATGATCTAACGGCGTTCGATAAAGTGACGTCCGACGTGATGAATAAGAACAGACGCGTTTCTATGTTAAATGCACTTTTTCAGCCGCTTACAACGTTGATTGTAGGATTAAGCTATTCGATTGGGATCGGCTATGGTTCCTATCTGGTCTTTCATCAGGAAATTACGCTGGGACAGCTGATTTCTTTCAATATTTATCTCGGTATGCTGATCTGGCCGATGATTTCGTTCGGCGAGTTTATTAATGTTCTTCAGCGCGGAAGCGCCTCGGCAGACCGTTTGGATAAAGCTTTGACGCAGCAAGCGGACATCGTTGATGTGCCTAAGCCAATCGCCGTCCATAAACCTGAGAGTATCGAAATGAAAGGGCTAAGCTTCACGTATCCGACGGCTAATCACCCTAGTCTCACGAATGTCTCCTTCCAACTGGAACGCGGACAGACGTTAGGCATCGTTGGTCGCACGGGCAGTGGCAAAAGCACACTTCTCAAACAGCTGCTGCGCCAGTTTCCGATTGAATCGGATAAGCTGCGCATCTCTGGTGTATCAATTGAACAGATCTCTTTGGATCAAGTAAAGGGCTGGGTAGCTTATGTTCCTCAGGAGCATTTGCTGCTGTCCAAATCGATCCGTGATAACGTGGCGCTAGGCAAGCACGACGCCTCGCCGGAGGAGATTGCGCGAGCGATTGAGATGGCTTCTTTTACACAGGATATTAGCCAAATGCCGGAAGGTCTGGGGACCATAGTCGGTGAAAATGGCGTGATGCTGTCCGGTGGGCAGAAACAGCGTCTGGCGATTGCCAGAGCCCTGCTTATCAACTCCGAAATCCTCCTGCTGGACGATTCGCTGTCTGCGGTAGATGCTCGAACGGAGAATCGCATCCTAGGCCATATCCGTCAAGAACGCGCAGGCAAAACAACATTGATCACGACGCACCGCCTATCGGCTGTGAGCCACGCGAACTGGATTCTGGTGCTCGATGAAGGACGGGTTCTCGAAGAAGGAACCCATGAACAGCTTATGCAGTTCGGCGGCTGGTACCGGGAACAGTGGGAACGCCAACAGATGGAAGCGAGTCTGGAAGAATAA
- a CDS encoding glycosyltransferase, with translation MQGKFLKLTLLSVAIALSAAPMQAEAKMDEHAVIKKQKYTQSMVNLKNDLRKLWMEHALWTRNYIISDIAGLEDQEKTLNRLLKNQQDIGNAFKPYYGEAAGNQLAELLKEHILLAGKVLDAAKTSNKADFEKYNKEWYRNADDLAVFLSKANPYWSEKALKDILYKHLDMITIDVTARLKKDWDADIAEFDKGVDHLIMLADFLSEGVIQQFPKQFK, from the coding sequence ATGCAAGGCAAGTTCCTCAAGCTAACATTGTTATCGGTTGCAATTGCTTTAAGCGCTGCGCCCATGCAGGCGGAGGCCAAAATGGACGAGCATGCGGTCATCAAGAAGCAAAAGTACACGCAATCGATGGTCAATCTCAAGAATGATCTCAGGAAGCTATGGATGGAGCACGCTCTATGGACGAGAAACTACATTATCAGCGATATCGCCGGTCTCGAGGATCAAGAGAAAACGCTGAACAGGCTGCTCAAAAACCAGCAGGATATTGGTAATGCATTCAAGCCTTATTACGGAGAAGCGGCCGGCAATCAGTTGGCAGAACTGTTGAAGGAGCATATTCTTCTGGCAGGCAAAGTGCTGGATGCCGCCAAAACCAGCAACAAGGCCGATTTCGAGAAATATAATAAAGAGTGGTATCGCAACGCGGATGATCTCGCTGTATTCCTGAGCAAAGCCAACCCCTATTGGTCAGAGAAAGCGCTCAAGGATATCCTCTATAAGCATTTGGATATGATCACGATCGATGTGACGGCGAGGCTGAAAAAGGACTGGGATGCCGATATTGCTGAGTTCGATAAAGGCGTGGATCATCTAATTATGCTCGCTGATTTCCTCTCGGAAGGCGTCATACAGCAGTTCCCTAAGCAGTTTAAATAA
- a CDS encoding MarR family winged helix-turn-helix transcriptional regulator, with translation MSEARNDSLDLYIALSRASEWVNAHGDRDIRSHGLNRTEFGVLELLYHKGAQAIQQIGSKVLMSSGNITYVVDKLEKKEFVKRKTSTEDRRLIYAEITDKGKQYIEDIFPQHTLVIENAVAGLTQEEKKVASQLLKKLGKFAQDGFK, from the coding sequence ATGAGTGAAGCAAGGAATGATTCCTTAGATCTTTACATTGCACTTTCCAGAGCCAGTGAATGGGTGAATGCCCACGGGGACCGCGATATTCGAAGTCACGGTTTGAATCGCACCGAGTTCGGTGTGCTCGAACTTTTATATCATAAAGGCGCACAAGCGATTCAACAGATTGGCAGCAAGGTGCTGATGAGCAGCGGCAACATCACTTATGTCGTGGATAAACTCGAGAAGAAAGAGTTCGTGAAGCGCAAGACATCAACCGAGGACCGTAGGCTCATTTACGCAGAGATTACAGATAAAGGAAAGCAGTATATCGAAGACATTTTTCCTCAGCATACTTTGGTGATTGAGAACGCAGTAGCGGGTCTTACGCAGGAGGAAAAGAAGGTCGCCAGTCAATTGTTAAAGAAGCTAGGCAAGTTTGCTCAGGATGGTTTTAAGTAG
- a CDS encoding ring-cleaving dioxygenase produces MTQQQTAGIHHITAFVQNAQETVDFYAGILGLRMIKKTINFDAPEVYHLYFGNEAGSPGTIITFFPWAHSRKGRIGGGQVGITTYAVPTGSLSFWEDRLTQFSIAFEKTVRFNETYLQFEDRDGLKMEIVEREQGALSQWSFGGVPVEKAIKGFGGAVLYSTAPDKTSQLLEQVMGLTKVGQEGAYARFTSFGDLGNVIDINVTPMAYGVGGAGTVHHIAWRAKDDQEHALWRAHVQANGFQPTPIVDRQYFNAIYFREEGGILFEIATDPPGFARDEQPEALGEKLMLPEWFEENRAQIERNLPPIAVRVLEANQQ; encoded by the coding sequence ATGACACAACAACAAACTGCAGGGATTCACCATATAACCGCTTTCGTACAAAACGCACAGGAAACCGTAGACTTCTATGCAGGAATCCTAGGACTTCGCATGATCAAAAAAACAATCAATTTTGACGCACCTGAAGTGTACCATCTGTATTTTGGCAATGAAGCTGGAAGTCCTGGTACCATCATCACCTTCTTCCCTTGGGCTCATTCCCGCAAAGGACGCATAGGCGGCGGTCAAGTCGGCATTACGACATACGCTGTGCCTACTGGCAGCCTGTCTTTCTGGGAAGATCGGTTAACACAGTTCAGCATTGCTTTTGAAAAAACAGTCAGATTCAACGAGACGTACTTGCAATTCGAAGACCGTGACGGCCTCAAAATGGAGATCGTTGAACGCGAACAAGGAGCGCTTAGCCAGTGGTCATTCGGCGGTGTGCCTGTGGAGAAAGCGATCAAAGGCTTCGGTGGCGCTGTTCTGTACAGTACGGCTCCCGACAAAACTTCACAGCTGCTTGAGCAGGTCATGGGCCTTACGAAAGTTGGGCAAGAGGGAGCTTATGCCCGCTTTACGTCCTTCGGTGATCTGGGCAACGTGATTGATATCAATGTGACTCCGATGGCTTACGGTGTGGGTGGAGCAGGTACGGTCCATCATATTGCATGGCGCGCCAAAGATGATCAAGAGCATGCTCTCTGGAGAGCGCATGTGCAAGCGAATGGTTTCCAACCTACGCCTATTGTGGATCGTCAATACTTCAACGCGATCTACTTCCGTGAAGAAGGCGGCATTCTCTTCGAGATTGCTACCGATCCTCCAGGCTTTGCTCGTGACGAACAACCGGAAGCGCTGGGCGAGAAATTGATGCTGCCGGAATGGTTCGAAGAGAACCGTGCCCAAATTGAACGCAATCTGCCACCGATTGCAGTGCGCGTATTGGAGGCGAATCAACAATGA